The following coding sequences are from one Synergistaceae bacterium window:
- a CDS encoding flagellar biosynthetic protein FliQ yields the protein MGIDPISMYDILSGAVWTMLVVALPILLVAMVVGLLIGIVQTATSIQEQTLIFIPKILAVFLFIVLIGPWMAAKVLTLTQDILGQLERFIQ from the coding sequence ATGGGCATCGACCCTATCAGCATGTACGACATTTTGAGCGGAGCGGTGTGGACAATGCTCGTCGTTGCCCTTCCTATTCTGCTAGTGGCGATGGTGGTGGGTCTTTTGATCGGTATTGTACAGACTGCCACCTCTATTCAAGAACAGACCCTGATCTTTATCCCGAAGATCCTGGCGGTGTTTCTTTTTATTGTACTGATCGGCCCCTGGATGGCCGCCAAGGTTCTGACTCTGACTCAGGATATTTTGGGACAGCTCGAAAGATTCATACAATGA
- a CDS encoding flagellar hook-basal body complex protein has protein sequence MLRSLMTAVTGVRSHQTMLDVTGNNIANVNTTGFKKDLTIFQDLLYQTSQGATGPGDVRGGINPAQVGLGVKVGAIETIHAQGFTQYTGNKSDMMIAGEGYFVLRDGTSRIYSRAGNFTLDANKKLVHSGTGYVVQGYEMERNPVKATEYIKAGDISDIVIPLGKQMEARATTVVGIQNNLDATKDAYLPIGYADIPFNSNNGNAKVKISDIEYDTSFITNLNSPDGTGYLTLTLDSRNGTLTEPIIFNMTGIEGGKPILTLNPDSTEIPLNGTNPAATANVAYNNGTLKLTNPDTGATLWEINLLENMSYNSFSVRDTSGAAPVDYTFIAEFDESNLRSSPTTLTLWYRDPTSDATTMGKLTATVSFKADGTFDAVTPLAGTFPGVLGVLNATNFKIAVSATNASMLEVQLAKDLTAENPTVFDTLSQIAQGGVEQTKLTVYDCQGNPYTMEVTFKKLTADRWRWEAFFPDNPELFDVPPSGELQFGPCGKLVDPLDGVDVYVPFSLLGTQNETIHLDFSNKYFKGDNYVWDTDALEGLTQYASNTTVKAYYQDGYQMGVLNDYSVGQDGTITGRYSNDQTQPLYRVALAQFANPMGLDKVGNTMFRASINSGMALIFAAMENGLGTINGSNLEMSNVDLTEEFTRLIISQRGFQANTRVVTTSDQILEEVVNLKR, from the coding sequence ATGTTAAGATCGCTTATGACGGCAGTGACGGGTGTGCGTTCCCATCAGACGATGTTGGACGTGACGGGTAACAATATAGCGAACGTCAACACCACGGGCTTTAAAAAAGATCTAACGATTTTTCAGGATCTTCTATATCAAACGTCTCAGGGCGCCACGGGGCCGGGAGACGTCAGGGGGGGTATCAACCCCGCTCAGGTCGGCTTAGGCGTAAAGGTTGGAGCGATCGAGACTATCCATGCGCAGGGCTTCACTCAGTACACGGGCAACAAGTCGGATATGATGATCGCTGGGGAGGGGTATTTCGTTCTTCGTGACGGAACCAGCCGTATCTACAGTCGAGCGGGTAACTTTACTCTAGATGCCAATAAAAAACTGGTGCACTCCGGGACGGGTTACGTGGTGCAGGGTTACGAGATGGAGCGGAATCCGGTGAAAGCCACGGAATATATCAAGGCGGGCGACATCAGCGACATCGTTATCCCCCTAGGCAAACAAATGGAAGCCCGCGCGACCACCGTCGTGGGAATCCAGAACAACTTGGACGCCACGAAGGACGCCTATCTTCCGATAGGTTACGCGGATATTCCCTTCAACAGCAACAATGGAAACGCCAAGGTCAAGATCAGCGACATTGAGTATGACACGAGCTTTATAACAAACTTGAATTCACCTGACGGTACAGGTTACCTGACCCTCACCCTCGACTCTAGAAACGGAACGCTGACGGAGCCGATCATATTCAATATGACAGGAATCGAAGGTGGGAAACCAATTTTAACGCTCAACCCTGACTCTACTGAAATACCATTGAACGGAACGAACCCAGCTGCAACGGCGAACGTAGCCTACAACAACGGCACTTTAAAACTGACGAACCCAGACACGGGAGCGACGCTTTGGGAGATCAATCTACTGGAGAATATGTCCTACAATTCCTTCAGCGTGAGAGATACGAGTGGAGCCGCGCCCGTCGATTACACTTTCATCGCGGAGTTTGATGAATCCAACCTCAGGAGTTCTCCGACGACTCTGACCCTTTGGTATCGAGATCCAACTTCTGACGCCACCACCATGGGAAAGCTCACGGCGACGGTTTCTTTCAAAGCGGACGGTACTTTCGACGCAGTGACGCCTCTGGCTGGAACTTTTCCCGGTGTCTTGGGTGTCTTGAACGCGACTAACTTCAAAATAGCTGTTTCGGCAACCAACGCTTCCATGCTGGAAGTCCAACTCGCCAAAGATCTGACAGCGGAGAATCCCACGGTCTTCGACACGCTGTCGCAGATCGCGCAGGGCGGAGTCGAGCAGACCAAGCTGACGGTCTACGACTGCCAGGGGAACCCCTACACAATGGAAGTTACGTTCAAGAAACTGACGGCGGACCGTTGGAGATGGGAGGCCTTCTTCCCGGACAACCCCGAACTGTTTGACGTGCCTCCGTCGGGCGAGTTGCAGTTCGGTCCCTGCGGCAAACTCGTGGATCCATTGGACGGGGTGGACGTTTACGTCCCCTTCAGCCTCCTTGGAACGCAGAACGAGACCATTCACTTAGACTTCAGCAACAAGTATTTTAAGGGTGACAATTACGTGTGGGATACCGACGCGTTGGAGGGTCTGACGCAGTACGCTTCGAACACTACGGTCAAAGCCTACTACCAGGACGGTTATCAGATGGGTGTCCTGAACGACTACAGCGTCGGACAGGACGGCACGATCACGGGACGCTACTCTAACGACCAAACCCAGCCTCTATACCGCGTGGCTCTGGCGCAGTTCGCCAACCCGATGGGTCTCGACAAAGTTGGGAATACGATGTTCCGCGCGTCCATCAACTCCGGTATGGCGCTGATCTTCGCGGCAATGGAAAATGGATTGGGAACCATCAACGGAAGCAATCTCGAAATGTCTAACGTGGACCTGACGGAGGAATTTACGCGGCTCATCATCTCGCAGCGCGGTTTCCAGGCCAACACCCGGGTGGTGACCACCAGCGACCAGATTCTCGAAGAAGTGGTCAATCTGAAACGTTAA
- a CDS encoding flagellar motor protein MotB, producing MARQKKAPASAPGAPLYMATYGDMVTLVLCFFVLLFAMSSVDSQKFKQALLSLQGSFGVLKGGMTMEESINPYGGEEGVSPGTSPSYEMDTQHVAYTIDSYLRSEGLEKSIQMTFTQRGIVVSISDQFLFESGSAELKLEGQRALYKIAALVREEVPAIAVEGHTDAVPLNGGRYRDNWGLSSIRAAVVASYLQSSAGVSPQKLQAVGYGPYRPIVPNDSIEHRALNRRVDLVFLSQYPK from the coding sequence ATGGCACGTCAAAAGAAAGCTCCCGCAAGCGCTCCAGGCGCTCCACTCTATATGGCGACTTATGGAGACATGGTGACTCTTGTTCTTTGTTTCTTCGTTCTGCTGTTCGCCATGTCCTCGGTGGATTCCCAGAAGTTCAAACAAGCGCTTCTCTCCCTCCAGGGTTCTTTCGGCGTCCTAAAAGGCGGCATGACAATGGAGGAATCCATAAATCCCTATGGCGGAGAAGAGGGTGTAAGCCCAGGGACCTCGCCCAGTTACGAAATGGATACCCAACACGTGGCCTATACCATCGACAGCTACCTGCGAAGCGAAGGTTTGGAGAAGTCCATCCAAATGACGTTCACCCAGCGGGGAATTGTCGTTTCGATTTCGGACCAGTTTCTTTTTGAAAGTGGAAGCGCCGAGTTGAAGCTCGAAGGTCAACGGGCGCTTTATAAAATCGCGGCTCTGGTTAGGGAGGAGGTTCCAGCTATTGCCGTAGAGGGACATACGGACGCTGTTCCTTTGAATGGGGGCCGATACAGAGATAACTGGGGGCTTTCCTCGATCAGGGCCGCAGTGGTGGCCTCCTATTTGCAGAGCTCCGCCGGGGTGTCTCCTCAGAAGCTTCAGGCCGTTGGTTATGGTCCTTATCGCCCTATAGTCCCCAATGATTCGATCGAGCATCGTGCTTTGAACCGGCGGGTGGACCTGGTTTTTTTGTCGCAATATCCCAAGTGA
- the fliM gene encoding flagellar motor switch protein FliM, with the protein MTPDVLSQSEIDSLLNALTSGSVDLDSMTRDSSEYKIKVYDFKRPDKFSKDHLRAIQMIHEAFARQLSTVMSTLIRSIVSAEVASVDQLAYEEFLNSLVQPTVIGTLEMYPFNGNALIEVNPNLVFSIIDRLLGGKGEFTGKARELTDIEKTVTERVLMRMLELLEESWSTVVDVRFRFETMESNPFFVQICPPRDMVLLVIMKMKVGDVEGMISLCIPYFLMEPMIDKLSSQQWFVSTSRKNDEDARENLMRTLDRVKLPLGLELGHTILSLVDVYNLQEGDVIKLDESVHDDVDVRVGNYVRFKAKPGTVAGRLAVEVTSVVQTEEFAEVEAEGGKNDG; encoded by the coding sequence ATGACTCCCGATGTGTTGTCTCAAAGCGAAATAGATTCCCTATTAAACGCGTTGACCAGCGGCTCCGTGGACCTCGATTCCATGACGCGGGATTCGAGCGAGTACAAAATCAAGGTTTACGACTTCAAGCGCCCCGACAAGTTCAGCAAAGATCATTTGAGGGCCATCCAGATGATTCACGAGGCTTTTGCCCGCCAGTTGTCCACCGTGATGTCGACTCTCATTCGCTCCATCGTTTCGGCGGAGGTGGCCTCCGTGGACCAGCTGGCTTACGAGGAGTTTTTGAACTCCCTGGTACAGCCGACGGTGATAGGAACCCTGGAGATGTACCCCTTCAACGGAAACGCGCTAATCGAGGTCAACCCGAACTTGGTTTTCTCCATTATCGACAGGCTCTTGGGCGGCAAGGGAGAGTTCACGGGTAAGGCTAGGGAACTTACGGATATAGAAAAAACCGTTACCGAACGCGTGCTCATGCGGATGTTGGAACTTCTGGAAGAGAGCTGGAGCACGGTGGTGGACGTCCGGTTTCGTTTCGAGACTATGGAAAGCAACCCCTTTTTCGTGCAGATTTGTCCTCCTCGGGACATGGTTCTTCTGGTCATCATGAAAATGAAGGTTGGGGATGTAGAGGGCATGATCAGTCTTTGTATTCCCTATTTCCTTATGGAGCCCATGATCGACAAACTTTCTTCGCAACAGTGGTTTGTCTCCACCAGCCGCAAAAACGACGAGGACGCGAGGGAAAACCTGATGAGGACCCTTGATCGGGTGAAACTTCCTCTAGGGCTGGAGTTGGGGCACACCATCCTGAGTTTGGTCGACGTCTACAATCTTCAAGAGGGAGACGTGATCAAGCTGGACGAATCGGTCCATGACGATGTGGACGTGCGGGTGGGGAACTACGTCAGATTTAAGGCGAAGCCGGGCACTGTAGCCGGTCGGCTGGCGGTCGAGGTAACAAGCGTCGTCCAGACGGAGGAATTTGCCGAGGTCGAGGCCGAAGGAGGAAAAAATGATGGATGA
- a CDS encoding flagellar FlbD family protein translates to MIKVHRLNGELFLLNSDMIETVEMTPDTVLRLVNGHRYIIKETLDDVKSAIVEFRRRAGYSCVPFGIPLEAGDN, encoded by the coding sequence ATGATTAAAGTCCATCGTTTAAATGGAGAGCTTTTTTTGCTGAACTCTGATATGATTGAGACCGTGGAAATGACTCCAGACACGGTTCTGCGGCTGGTTAATGGACATCGTTATATCATCAAGGAAACCCTCGACGATGTCAAAAGCGCTATCGTGGAGTTCAGGCGGCGGGCGGGGTATTCTTGCGTTCCGTTTGGTATTCCGTTGGAAGCGGGAGACAACTAA
- a CDS encoding response regulator: protein MGKKVLIVDDAAFMRMMLKDILQKNDFEVVGEAENGKLGVAAYQKFKPDIVTMDITMPEMNGIDAVKAIKALDSAAKIVMVSAMGQQPMVIEAIQAGANDFIVKPFQPERVIEAISKVLD from the coding sequence ATGGGCAAAAAGGTTCTTATAGTTGATGACGCTGCCTTTATGCGTATGATGTTGAAGGATATTCTTCAAAAAAACGATTTCGAGGTCGTGGGAGAAGCGGAGAATGGCAAGTTGGGAGTTGCGGCTTACCAGAAGTTTAAACCCGACATCGTAACTATGGACATTACTATGCCTGAGATGAACGGTATCGACGCGGTCAAGGCGATCAAAGCGCTGGATTCCGCGGCGAAGATTGTGATGGTTTCCGCTATGGGACAGCAGCCGATGGTGATCGAGGCCATTCAGGCGGGCGCCAATGATTTTATTGTGAAACCCTTCCAGCCGGAGCGTGTCATTGAGGCCATCTCCAAAGTTCTGGATTAA
- the fliP gene encoding flagellar type III secretion system pore protein FliP (The bacterial flagellar biogenesis protein FliP forms a type III secretion system (T3SS)-type pore required for flagellar assembly.), with protein sequence MTNGLSWKKKHNKTTDLETTQNTKVRCVAFSRLFVRFFVRLVVVFWIFAALVGDAPLGFVSLEGVIMGIAEGAPADTPMVSFPTLQLGIAPGDSPEDVALSLQILLLLTVLSLAPAILLMLTSFTRIVVVLGFIQRSIGLQQTPPQQTIVGLALFLTLFTMYPTWNRIYERGMAPYLSGSVNSSQAWEETITPIREFMFRYTRQEELSLMISMSEIVRPNNQEEVPTRILIPAFMLSELKTAFQMGVVIYIPFIVVDMVVSSVLLAMGMMMLPPMMISLPFKILLFVMADGWNLVIMSLLKSFTNVS encoded by the coding sequence ATGACGAATGGCTTGTCTTGGAAGAAAAAACACAACAAGACGACGGACTTGGAAACGACTCAAAACACGAAAGTTAGGTGTGTCGCGTTTTCGCGTCTTTTCGTTCGTTTCTTTGTCCGCTTAGTGGTGGTGTTTTGGATTTTTGCCGCTCTGGTGGGGGACGCGCCTTTGGGGTTTGTCTCCCTGGAGGGGGTAATCATGGGGATTGCGGAGGGCGCTCCGGCGGATACGCCGATGGTTTCCTTCCCCACGTTGCAATTGGGCATCGCCCCTGGAGATTCCCCTGAAGACGTGGCTCTCTCCTTGCAGATCCTGCTACTCTTGACCGTCTTGAGCCTGGCCCCAGCTATCTTGTTGATGTTGACGAGTTTTACGAGAATCGTGGTGGTGCTGGGCTTCATCCAGCGTTCTATCGGATTACAACAGACGCCGCCCCAGCAGACCATCGTGGGACTGGCCCTTTTTCTCACACTTTTCACCATGTACCCCACCTGGAATCGAATCTACGAGCGGGGGATGGCCCCTTACCTGTCGGGAAGCGTCAACTCCAGCCAGGCCTGGGAGGAGACTATCACTCCCATCCGAGAGTTCATGTTCCGCTACACGCGGCAGGAGGAGTTGTCCTTGATGATTTCTATGTCGGAAATCGTGCGTCCCAACAACCAGGAGGAGGTTCCCACACGGATATTGATCCCCGCGTTCATGCTGAGTGAACTCAAAACGGCCTTTCAGATGGGCGTGGTGATTTACATCCCCTTCATCGTCGTGGACATGGTGGTGTCCAGCGTTCTTCTGGCGATGGGCATGATGATGCTGCCTCCTATGATGATCTCTCTGCCCTTCAAAATACTGCTTTTTGTTATGGCCGATGGGTGGAACCTGGTCATCATGAGCCTTCTCAAAAGCTTCACCAACGTGTCCTAA
- the flhB gene encoding flagellar biosynthesis protein FlhB, with translation MALTPRPVIMPLSFVFDLQFFAQERTEPATPKKRQKVRSEGKICKSRDLTAAVEILAGLLGLWVLGSRMGSGLVDYMRETITFMGDGVLLQAGWFYSLEYGALWAYFDAWLLLGLIIAAFVTGITIKQVGWVISFEPFKLDFERLNPVSGMKKILSARSLVELLKGLLKATVFCVVIYIALREKLPIAVRAMQIPLEEGALQLWDLLWDLAMRLAVMLLIMALADYLYQKWDFEKSIRMSKQEIKEEYRQTEGDPQIKNKIRQKQRELAKKRMMSSVPKADVVITNPTTLAIALMYDRGVMSAPQIVAKGKGLIARKIREIAEAHKVPIVENKPLAWALYEAVEVGDEVPEKLYRGVAEILAMAYKLKK, from the coding sequence TTGGCGCTAACGCCGCGTCCCGTGATCATGCCACTTTCTTTCGTCTTTGACTTACAATTTTTCGCCCAGGAACGCACGGAACCGGCGACGCCCAAAAAACGTCAAAAGGTACGCTCTGAGGGTAAGATATGTAAGAGCCGAGACTTGACCGCCGCCGTGGAAATTCTGGCCGGGCTTCTAGGTCTGTGGGTCTTGGGAAGCCGTATGGGAAGCGGTCTGGTGGATTATATGCGAGAGACCATTACCTTCATGGGGGACGGGGTTCTGCTACAAGCGGGGTGGTTTTACTCGTTGGAGTACGGGGCTTTATGGGCCTACTTTGACGCTTGGTTATTGCTGGGCCTTATCATTGCGGCGTTTGTCACGGGCATAACGATCAAACAAGTGGGCTGGGTCATCAGCTTTGAACCCTTCAAATTAGACTTCGAACGTCTTAACCCCGTGTCGGGGATGAAAAAAATTCTGTCCGCGAGATCTTTGGTGGAGCTTTTGAAGGGACTTTTGAAGGCGACGGTTTTCTGCGTTGTTATTTACATCGCTCTAAGGGAAAAACTTCCGATTGCCGTGCGCGCGATGCAAATCCCTCTGGAGGAGGGTGCCCTGCAGCTCTGGGATCTCCTTTGGGATTTGGCGATGCGCCTGGCCGTTATGCTTCTGATCATGGCTTTGGCCGACTACCTGTACCAAAAATGGGATTTCGAGAAGTCCATACGAATGAGTAAGCAAGAAATCAAGGAGGAGTACAGACAGACGGAAGGCGACCCTCAGATCAAGAATAAGATCCGCCAGAAGCAGCGCGAATTAGCCAAGAAAAGGATGATGTCCTCCGTTCCCAAGGCGGATGTGGTCATTACGAACCCTACCACGCTGGCGATAGCTTTAATGTATGATCGCGGCGTAATGAGCGCGCCTCAAATCGTGGCGAAGGGCAAGGGGTTGATTGCCCGGAAGATCCGGGAAATCGCCGAGGCTCACAAAGTTCCCATTGTGGAAAATAAGCCGTTAGCCTGGGCGCTCTACGAAGCCGTAGAGGTGGGCGACGAGGTTCCGGAAAAACTTTACCGTGGGGTCGCTGAGATTCTGGCGATGGCCTATAAATTGAAAAAATAA
- a CDS encoding flagellar basal body-associated FliL family protein: MKRIFVFIIVGLIMFGVGFGGGLVMGRSMASGGAASGNNNTRVAEPGPIVSLGEFTSNLAGAGRHIISFTASVEVLNVKATELFSSPGWLLRVKNEILLIVKDKIYEDLTSAEGALQFSEEIKRALNSQLPEIQGEGPVVRVLFETFVLQ, encoded by the coding sequence ATGAAAAGGATTTTTGTTTTCATTATTGTGGGGTTAATCATGTTCGGCGTCGGCTTTGGTGGAGGGCTTGTCATGGGGCGTTCAATGGCGTCCGGCGGTGCCGCGTCCGGTAATAATAATACAAGGGTGGCGGAACCGGGACCCATCGTTTCCCTGGGAGAGTTCACCAGTAACCTGGCCGGAGCGGGCAGACACATCATCAGTTTTACCGCCTCCGTGGAGGTCCTGAACGTGAAGGCGACGGAGCTGTTCAGTTCTCCGGGTTGGCTTTTGCGGGTCAAAAACGAAATTCTGTTGATCGTGAAAGATAAGATCTACGAAGACCTCACTAGCGCCGAGGGGGCACTTCAGTTCTCGGAGGAGATCAAACGGGCCCTCAATTCCCAGCTTCCTGAAATCCAAGGGGAAGGTCCGGTGGTGCGAGTTTTGTTTGAAACGTTTGTCTTACAGTAG
- the fliY gene encoding flagellar motor switch phosphatase FliY: MMDELLSQDEINALLSGGDFSASSSDLSTEDSQILEEVASIFSNAESSVFGMLAGQDVNSRIVETVVCTQAEFKNKLTENPFVFRTTLGGFQDIPLIFVVDYRGALTLADLMMGGEGKELPEEASELYLNAAQEGLSQVVGSAFTSLSGLLGGRRLMPENTTSALEQEDWKPFIDLGEDGKIWNSLVSVTIGGLEPFEVRVVLPMDSAQSIASNIRQIMGEQSSKPAAPPPGGKTPPPPSSSSSSSSSPPSSPSSASFPPPHGAQQPAPIVDVHPAEFTPLISKGSGTGSGNIDLIADIPVRVTVELGKTRKNISEILAISTGSVIELDKMAGEPVDVLVNGKLIAKGEVVVIDENFGVRITEVLNRSSKAHSV; encoded by the coding sequence ATGATGGATGAACTACTCAGCCAGGATGAAATAAACGCGCTTCTTAGCGGGGGAGATTTTTCCGCGTCCTCGTCGGATCTATCCACGGAGGATTCTCAAATTCTGGAGGAAGTGGCGTCCATTTTCTCCAACGCCGAAAGCAGTGTGTTCGGCATGTTGGCAGGTCAGGACGTCAATTCACGCATCGTCGAGACGGTAGTGTGCACTCAGGCGGAGTTCAAAAATAAATTGACGGAAAACCCCTTTGTGTTTCGCACAACCCTCGGAGGGTTTCAGGACATTCCACTGATTTTCGTCGTCGACTACCGGGGCGCTCTGACCTTAGCCGACCTCATGATGGGAGGCGAGGGCAAAGAGCTTCCCGAAGAGGCGAGTGAACTTTATTTGAACGCAGCTCAGGAAGGCTTGAGTCAGGTGGTGGGTTCTGCCTTCACCAGTTTGAGCGGCCTTCTCGGAGGCCGCCGTTTGATGCCTGAGAACACCACTTCCGCCCTGGAACAAGAGGATTGGAAGCCTTTCATCGACTTGGGCGAAGACGGTAAAATATGGAATAGCTTGGTGAGCGTGACGATTGGTGGACTGGAGCCATTCGAGGTAAGGGTGGTTTTACCGATGGACTCCGCGCAATCCATAGCCTCCAACATCCGCCAAATCATGGGAGAGCAGTCTTCCAAGCCAGCGGCCCCACCGCCGGGAGGAAAAACGCCTCCTCCGCCCTCTTCTTCTTCTTCTTCTTCTTCTTCTCCTCCTTCTTCTCCTTCCTCCGCCTCTTTTCCTCCTCCCCATGGGGCGCAACAGCCTGCGCCTATAGTGGACGTGCATCCCGCGGAGTTCACTCCCCTGATCTCCAAAGGATCGGGAACGGGAAGCGGGAATATCGACCTAATCGCGGACATACCGGTTCGTGTTACTGTGGAGCTGGGGAAAACGCGGAAAAACATCTCCGAGATTTTGGCTATTTCTACGGGGTCTGTGATCGAACTGGATAAAATGGCCGGGGAACCCGTGGACGTTCTTGTCAACGGAAAATTGATAGCTAAGGGCGAAGTTGTCGTGATAGACGAAAATTTTGGCGTGAGGATTACGGAAGTTTTGAATCGGTCATCCAAAGCTCATTCGGTATAA
- a CDS encoding MotA/TolQ/ExbB proton channel family protein, producing the protein MDLTTVVGVLMTWILVLGAMSSGGNLMAYVDYPSILITVGGTLGAIIMAHPGDILKTVGGAVKSAFISRDPNLLAMVQTLVSFAEKARREGLLALESDVADLDDEFLRKSIQLVVDGTDPELVKAILDTEIGILEDRHSANKAVFDATAELAPAYGMIGTLIGLIAMLGNLQDVSALGPGMAVALITTMYGSMMANMFSIPISKKLASRSAKEIVSMELMVEGILAIQAGENPRIVEEKLKVFLPPKVRQRLEATQKGEE; encoded by the coding sequence TTGGATTTAACCACTGTCGTTGGAGTTCTTATGACTTGGATTCTCGTTCTCGGAGCGATGTCCTCGGGGGGGAACCTCATGGCCTACGTAGATTATCCGTCCATTTTGATAACGGTGGGCGGAACACTTGGGGCCATCATCATGGCGCACCCCGGCGATATCTTGAAAACAGTCGGCGGCGCGGTCAAAAGCGCGTTTATCTCCCGTGACCCAAACCTCCTGGCTATGGTGCAGACCCTCGTCAGCTTCGCGGAAAAAGCACGGAGGGAGGGGCTTCTCGCCCTCGAAAGCGACGTGGCGGACCTGGACGACGAGTTTTTGAGAAAATCTATCCAGTTGGTCGTGGACGGAACGGACCCTGAGCTGGTCAAGGCCATCCTGGATACGGAAATTGGTATTTTAGAGGATCGCCACTCCGCGAACAAAGCCGTTTTCGACGCGACGGCGGAGCTGGCGCCAGCTTACGGCATGATCGGAACTTTGATCGGCCTTATCGCTATGTTGGGAAACCTCCAGGACGTGAGCGCCCTAGGGCCGGGTATGGCGGTGGCCCTCATCACCACCATGTACGGGTCCATGATGGCCAACATGTTCAGCATCCCCATCTCCAAAAAACTGGCATCTCGCTCCGCCAAGGAGATCGTGTCCATGGAATTGATGGTGGAGGGGATTTTGGCGATACAGGCGGGGGAAAACCCGCGTATCGTCGAGGAAAAACTCAAAGTTTTCCTGCCTCCGAAAGTGAGGCAGCGATTGGAAGCCACTCAAAAAGGGGAGGAATAA
- a CDS encoding flagellar biosynthetic protein FliR, with product MRPFEVPVQLLIVYFLIHLRFVGMLFTSPLFLATAMPIPFRFLCAALLTMASAGALGNKLETFYVPIVLFESWISIFILALRELMIGTALGLLTALPLTALQVSGEQIGTAMGISMASVMDPLTQRQSSILDQMQFLVGLWFYFRWNGHLLMIQAVVESLSLVPLAKLSLVPASDMALGEWFSGVFHLALEIVIPFYCALLLADVGLGFLARTVPQMNIFVLGLPLKLALGFFVLTLALPLCVDLIYDHIERWIQFALSSATAWR from the coding sequence ATGAGACCTTTTGAAGTTCCTGTCCAACTTTTGATCGTTTATTTCCTAATACACCTTCGCTTTGTGGGCATGTTATTTACATCCCCCTTGTTTTTGGCGACGGCGATGCCTATTCCCTTCAGGTTTCTTTGCGCCGCGCTGTTAACCATGGCCTCGGCGGGAGCACTGGGCAATAAGTTGGAGACTTTTTACGTTCCCATAGTTCTTTTTGAAAGTTGGATTTCGATTTTTATCTTAGCTCTGCGGGAATTGATGATCGGCACCGCGTTGGGGCTTCTAACGGCGCTGCCTTTAACGGCTCTGCAGGTTTCTGGGGAGCAGATCGGTACCGCTATGGGTATCTCCATGGCCAGTGTGATGGACCCTTTGACGCAGCGCCAGTCTTCTATTCTGGATCAAATGCAATTTTTAGTGGGGCTTTGGTTTTATTTTCGCTGGAACGGGCACCTTCTGATGATACAGGCCGTGGTAGAGAGTTTAAGCCTCGTGCCACTGGCAAAACTCTCTCTGGTTCCCGCGAGCGATATGGCCTTGGGTGAATGGTTTTCGGGCGTTTTTCACCTCGCTCTTGAGATCGTTATCCCCTTTTACTGCGCGCTTTTGTTGGCGGACGTTGGATTAGGGTTCCTGGCCCGCACGGTTCCCCAGATGAATATCTTCGTTCTAGGCCTGCCCTTGAAACTTGCTTTGGGGTTCTTCGTTTTGACGCTAGCGCTACCGCTGTGCGTGGACCTGATTTATGACCACATAGAGCGCTGGATTCAATTCGCGCTTTCTAGCGCGACGGCTTGGCGCTAA